The DNA segment AATGAGCTCATGACTTTCATCAAATCAATTGGAAATTGATGATCAGAGTGACGATTCATCATTTCCTGGTCGTATGTATATCGCGCATGAGGGTGCTGCGTTTCATATTCAAAATAAATATAAATGGCTTCCGCCCTATCAAACCCTGAGAGACCTTTAGCTGCCTTTCTAGCCGCACGAATATGTTTTCTGTAGAAAAAATCTATGTCTTTTACAGGCATATACTTATACCTCCGTAGACACGTTAGTATTAAGTGAGCTCTGGCTTGATTTTGGTACAAATGTTTCAAATTGCTGATTCATTCGCTCAACAGTCCAGTCTGGAACACCGTGTATATTTTGATACTTCCCTTCAGCTTCAATAACCTCAACCTCCAAATCAATATCAAGGCTCTGCGTAGCATTGATGTAACTTTGAAGCTCCCAGCCTTTAATAAAGGTATTGGCTACGACAACATCATATCCAGCTCTTAGAAGACGTTTCATCTCAAGTCGACACCATGCATGAGCATCTTTAATGTAATGCGGGCAATGGCTGTACTTACCATCTTTATCTACAAAAAACATATCTGCTTCGACCAAACGGGCATCAAGTTTTGAAGCCATTGTTGTTTTTCCTGACCCAGGAATGCCTCTAATTAGTGTGAGCTTTTGTTTCTTCATATTATTTACCTCAAATTGATTAATGGTAGAGGAGCCCCCCTACTTTCGTAGTAAATAATACTAAAATTGACTGCTTTATCAATTAGCAGTAATGGATATTAATCTTTTAAATCAGTAACTTAATCTAGTTTATTAAATCTAATAATACTAAAATTTAGATTGAGTATGAACTTATACATCTAACTCAATCAGTTAGCTTGCTTCATAACTTTCTTAATGAAAATAGTATCTAGTTTCTATGAGGTTTTAATATTTAGACTCAGATCACATAAATTAATCTATACGTTATTCAAAGGATGTAACTACAAAATCATGCCTAGGGCATCATTTACAGAAAAAATTTCCATGAGCAATGCTCATGAACATATCGATTTAGTTTACAGCTAAGCTTTGGCGAACTTTAAAACAGGGGGCACTTTGAACTTATTTTATACATACAGAAGAAAGTGGCCCTTTAAGAAGCAAGACATGTGAACCATCTTGAAAAAATACAATCCGTAACATATTGATTAACAATAACAACGTTTAAAAAACCACCTAAGCCATTGATTTTATAAGTAGTAGTATATGGTGTCAGAACCGTATCTACGTTAAGGTTTGACCAAATCAACGGTAAACCACCATGAACAAACTTATCTATAGAAGAGCCTTAAAACAAAACTCAAACTCAAACTCAAACTCAAACTCAAACCGCAACATAAAAGCTTTGAAAACTCTTAGTGCATTAAAAGGCCTTCCTTTTCTTGTCGAATGCTCAAAATATAAGCATCTCGAGCAATTCAAAACGAAGTTTTGGAAAACTGCTCATAGGGACACTTTCCCTTATTTATATATAAACACTTCAAAGTGCCCCCTTTTACTAAAGGCAACGCTTTGCTGATAAATGTCAGTAGTAAACCCTCCAAAGAGTCCCTCTTTGAATCTATCGATTATGGTTCATTCTAAAGGGCCAATTTTAAACAATTTCCACCACGTAAAAACGAAAATAACTATAAAAAGGTAAATATGAAAATTACTAATAAATCAACAACATCAGAACACATTGTCATGACTGGTCATGCATTCGATAAAGTCACGATTCTCGTATCAAATGGTGTTGAGTATTCTTCATCAGATAGAAGGATCGTGGCACCAATATATGGTCAAAAAAACATTATGGAAATTTACCGATCATATAAACAAGCAGGATTAAAAGACATACGGTTTGCAATCGATTCTCAGTCACTTCCAGAGGCTTCCTCGACTCTAATGCTTGAAAACTTCAAAGCCGACAAAAAGCATATTATTGATGTAGTAACGGGCGTTGACTACTCTAGCTACCATTCATTTCAGTACTTATTTGAAGCTTACAAGATACATCCAAGTGAAGATTTGGCATCATTCCTTTCTAGGTACTTAATTCAGCAAATCCCGCTTCGGTTTGACTCAGCCGAGGCTTGCCTAAATCACTTTGTTCCAGGTGGCTCCGATGATAGTTACAGAAAGCTTCTCTCCAAGTTACAGGAACTTGAAGCGTCGCACGAAAGCGAACTCATAGAGGCAACTAGAGTCTCCAACTTTGACGATATTGTTGAAGTCGAAACTTTTGCGGATGTGGGCCACTACATTAACTCTGAAAAGTACAACACATATGCACTCTTAGGTAGAGCAGGAACAGGGAAAACTAAAAATGTACTGCAACCTATCTCGAAGTCTGCTCATAACAAAAAGCGTATCGTGTATCTTTCATATCTCATTCCACTAGTTGAACAGTTCTGTGAAATGACTGATGCAATTTCCTATAAAAAAGCGCCCTTATATGAGATAGAAAATGCAGATGCACTTGGAGTTGTAGTTAACAGTAGCTACAAAGATCACATAGCGTCTTTCGTACTTAGTTGCGACGTACTTATTATCGATGAATTTGAAAAAGTCACTTCGACTGTTTGCTCAAACAGCAACAATACAATGCCGCGAGAAGAAGTCTTTGAAATCTTGAGCAAAGCAATTAAGAGGGCTCCCAAGGTTGTTGTTGCTGACGCTGATATTACTGACACAACTCTACGTTGGCTGAAAAAACTAGGCAAAAACATTCAGGTTATCAAAGCAACACATAATCCATACAAAAATGTGAACGTCACAATTGCAGACAAGCTCCATGTTTTCACAAATACAAGAAAACAGTTTAAAAATGAAAAGGTCATTTTATTTGACACTCTCAAATCACTCAGACTTGTAATGATAGATTTGGGATTGAAAGATAGCTCTGGGCAACCATGCGAAAAAGTAGCTTTACGTAAGAAAACACTTGTTATTACAGGTGCTAACAAAGGCTCATCAGAACAAGCCAAATTTCTAGAAAACCCTTCTAAGGAATGCTTGAAATACGACAAGATTTTCGCATCTCCATGTCTAGCTTCAGGTTATTCGATAGAAAGTGACTATACAGACAATGTGAACGTCGTGAGTGATCTCACGCTGGGTGTGAAAGAACTGATTAATTTTTCAAAGAGGTTCAGAACTAGCACGAAAATAACGTTCTATTTAACATCAAATTTTATGTACGACTATCAGCCAATACAAAACAATTTTCTTGATTCAGATTGTGACCTATTGAATCTAGAATTTGTTAACAAGCGGAAACTGTTCAATAGCAACCAACCATTAAGTATGAGATGGGCGCTAAAACAACTTGGATTCAATGTTCAAATATTAACAACCACCCATGAGTTATTGGAGAAGGGACAAAATCAGCTCAATGTATTGAATGGATTGGACAAAGAGAGTCGAATACAAGCAATCTTGGATGCGCCTCTAACCACGCAAACAGAAGTAGACAGGCTCATGGCAACAAACCAAGTAGGTTTTAAAGAGCAAGCGATGATAAAGAGATTCGAGATCATGCGTGACTATCAGATTAGTTCAGTAAAAGAAGAAGATGTTCTTTTTGATATGTCTTTTACGAATAAACAGCTTTTCAAACACGTCTGGACTAGTCAACTGGACAAAAGCACAAAACACCTCGTTGAACCTGCCAAGATTCTGAATTCAATGATCTTTGAGAGTTCTGAATATAGTAATCGGGATGAAAAACTTAGACTTTCACGTCCACAGGTTCTTGAAATATCGCGAAAAATTTATGACAACCATGAATATTTTCATGAGGTACTTCCAAGAGTAAAGTTTTATGAGGAATGTACACAGGCCCGAGCAACCAAACTCTTAAAATCCCTATTAACCTCATTGGGGTATATATGGCCAAAGCATGGATACAATGGCAACAAAAACTTAGTGAGAATTAAACTTGATGATAGAGCTTTAGCTTTTAGAAACACCATCAGCTAGGATTCAGATCGAAGCCCCCTAAATGCCACTACACACGCGGCATTTAGGGGGTTATATGATTTAACTTTATCGTATTAATCATTTAACTATATAAACCAACAACTTGAATCGCTTACACATTAAACAAAAAGCACCACTAAGCGTGAGGTTAATCACAAATAATTGCATGTGCAAATGTTTGACCTTTACCAAGCAAATAAGTAGCAGTTAACATATTCACCTCGTAAAGCTGTCCTCACAGTTTACTTTGTATTCAACTTGAAGGAGTTACTAACAATATAGAGCCTTGTTTGCTGGCGATAAATTATGCAAACGATTATTCCCTTGGCACATTATGCCACTTAGTTCTCATAAACATTTGAAAACCATCCACTCATTTCACTGATTTGAACAGTGACATATAGGTTTTTTATGAGCATTAAATTCAAGATCGAACGTAAAAAAGACGTTTTAGCACGCATCCCATTTTCGATGGCAACACTTCATCGCAAAATTAATGATGGAACTTTCCCACCTTCAATATCTCTTGGCGCGAACTCGGTTGGATTTCTTTCTCATGAGATTGATAGCATAATTGCTGCAATGGTCTTGGGCAAAGACCTCAAGGTTGTGGTATCAGAGCTAGTCGAAAAACGTCAGTACTTTCTTGATGATAGCTATTTAGCATTAGCCGCATAACTCTTGCTTTAGGCTTACCATGATAAGTGGGATTTTCACTTCGATATGTAAACGCAAAATTCCACTTTACAATTAATTGCTATAGAGCACTGTTATCCCGCAACATGATGAGTTAAGCGCATTTCTTTACGTAGAATTTGA comes from the Vibrio splendidus genome and includes:
- a CDS encoding AAA family ATPase, giving the protein MKKQKLTLIRGIPGSGKTTMASKLDARLVEADMFFVDKDGKYSHCPHYIKDAHAWCRLEMKRLLRAGYDVVVANTFIKGWELQSYINATQSLDIDLEVEVIEAEGKYQNIHGVPDWTVERMNQQFETFVPKSSQSSLNTNVSTEV
- a CDS encoding helix-turn-helix transcriptional regulator → MSIKFKIERKKDVLARIPFSMATLHRKINDGTFPPSISLGANSVGFLSHEIDSIIAAMVLGKDLKVVVSELVEKRQYFLDDSYLALAA